The following proteins are co-located in the Oncorhynchus gorbuscha isolate QuinsamMale2020 ecotype Even-year linkage group LG22, OgorEven_v1.0, whole genome shotgun sequence genome:
- the LOC124009648 gene encoding CDK5 and ABL1 enzyme substrate 1-like isoform X1, with product MAAATSSNTSTTTLQIKHSSIEHTRKRIDPRRRQAALSFLSNISLDGRPVQDDADNQIEEDNSIESRTRQSLVSAAERPLYAAGRGTGVATPTATQALAIANQALIANARDSFGIGPAAAAQACTDPEGDAFGPSIFSSPFSAVPAAIRGRLQTYTQGVVPAAYSRQASQVFCLEGGQIANSVLELQRSRRRLISQRSSLETLEDIEENAPLRRCRTLSGSPRPKSFKKVHFIKTMRQHDMRNGRIVLISGRRSLYSVFSVLPYRDCSQAGDVKLESGRQRHPSGGVSAKEMVIGLEGVELGAYGKTVSYTQFLYPTNALGSGRRNTIDSTSSISQSRNASHRSLSLGRANSNQSSIDTGGPGTVLLSSAGNDLGDLIREYDPNLLDDPQWPCGKHKRVLIFPSYMTTVIEYVKPSDLKKDMNETFKEKFPHIRLTLSKIRSLKREIRKLAQEECGYEEPTVAMAFVYFEKLVLQGKLNKQNRKLCAGACVLLAAKIGGDLKKHEVKQLIDKLEERFRVNRRELIAFEFPVLVALEFNLYLPEHEVMPHYRRLVQTS from the exons ATGGCGGCTGCCACGAGCAGCAATACATCCACAACCACGCTTCAGATAAAGCATTCCAGCATCGAGCATACGCGGAAACGCATAGACCCTCGGAGGAGACAAGCCGCACTCTCTTTTCTCAGTAACATTTCTTTGGATGGTCGACCGGTGCAAGATGATGCCGACAATCAGATCGAAGAGGATAATTCAATTGAGTCGAGGACTAGACAGAGCCTGGTTTCTGCAGCAGAGCGTCCGCTGTACGCGGCTGGCAGGGGCACAGGGGTAGCGACCCCCACGGCCACCCAGGCGCTCGCTATTGCAAACCAGGCTCTGATTGCTAACGCACGAGATAGTTTTGGGATTGGTCCCGCCGCTGCAGCTCAAGCGTGTACAGATCCGGAAGGGGATGCTTTCGGCCCTTCGATTTTCAGTTCGCCTTTCTCTGCAGTACCAGCCGCGATTAGAGGCAGGCTTCAGACCTACACTCAGGGAGTTGTACCTGCTGCCTACTCCAGGCAGGCTTCCCAAGTCTTCTGTTTGGAGGGAGGACAGATAGCCAACTCTGTCCTGGAGCTGCAGAGATCAAG ACGGAGGCTCATCTCTCAGCGATCCTCCTTGGAGACACTGGAAGACATTGAGGAGAACGCCCCTCTACGCAG atGCAGAACCCTCTCAGGTTCACCCCGACCAAAGAGCTTCAAAAAGGTCCACTTCATCAAGACCATGAGGCAACATGATATGCGCAATGGAAG GATAGTCCTAATCAGTGGCAGAAGATCCTTGTATAGTGTATTTTCTGTCCTGCCCTATCGAGATTGTAGCCAAGCAGG GGATGTGAAACTGGAAAGCGGGCGTCAGCGTCACCCCTCGGGCGGGGTCAGTGCCAAGGAGATGGTGATCGGGCTGGAGGGAGTGGAGCTGGGGGCCTATGGAAAg acTGTATCATACACTCAGTTCCTGTACCCCACCAACGCCCTGGGCAGCGGACGCAGGAACACCATCGACTCcacttcatccatctctcagTCTCGTAACGCCAGCCACCGCAGCCTCAGCTTGGGCCGGGCCAACAGCAATCAGAGCAGCATCGACACAG GTGGTCCCGGGACTGTCCTTTTGTCCTCTGCAGGGAATGATCTGGGGGACTTGATCCGGGAGTATGACCCCAATCTGTTGGACGATCCCCAGTGGCCGTGTGGGAAGCACAAGAGAgtcctcatctttccctcctACATG ACTACAGTCATAGAGTACGTCAAGCCTTCTGACCTCAAGAAGGACATGAATGAGACGTTCAAGGAGAAGTTCCCCCACATACGGCTGACCCTCAGCAAAATCAGGAG tCTGAAGAGAGAGATCCGTAAATTGGCCCAGGAAGAGTGTGGCTATGAGGAACCCACCGTAGCCATGGCCTTCGTCTACTTCGAGAAGCTGGTCCTCCAGGGGAAACTCAACAAGCAGAACCGCAAACTCTGCGCCGGTGCTTGCGTCCTGCTTGCTGCCAAGATTGGCGGAGACCTCAAGAAGCACGAGGTCAAGCAGCTCATAGAC AAACTGGAGGAGAGGTTTCGTGTGAACAGGAGAGAGCTGATAGCCTTTGAGTTCCCTGTGCTTGTAGCCCTGGAGTTCAACCTGTACCTGCCTGAGCACGAGGTCATGCCCCACTACAGACGCCTCGTCCAGACCTCCTAG
- the LOC124009648 gene encoding CDK5 and ABL1 enzyme substrate 1-like isoform X2 yields the protein MAAATSSNTSTTTLQIKHSSIEHTRKRIDPRRRQAALSFLSNISLDGRPVQDDADNQIEEDNSIESRTRQSLVSAAERPLYAAGRGTGVATPTATQALAIANQALIANARDSFGIGPAAAAQACTDPEGDAFGPSIFSSPFSAVPAAIRGRLQTYTQGVVPAAYSRQASQVFCLEGGQIANSVLELQRSRRRLISQRSSLETLEDIEENAPLRRCRTLSGSPRPKSFKKVHFIKTMRQHDMRNGRIVLISGRRSLYSVFSVLPYRDCSQAGDVKLESGRQRHPSGGVSAKEMVIGLEGVELGAYGKTVSYTQFLYPTNALGSGRRNTIDSTSSISQSRNASHRSLSLGRANSNQSSIDTGNDLGDLIREYDPNLLDDPQWPCGKHKRVLIFPSYMTTVIEYVKPSDLKKDMNETFKEKFPHIRLTLSKIRSLKREIRKLAQEECGYEEPTVAMAFVYFEKLVLQGKLNKQNRKLCAGACVLLAAKIGGDLKKHEVKQLIDKLEERFRVNRRELIAFEFPVLVALEFNLYLPEHEVMPHYRRLVQTS from the exons ATGGCGGCTGCCACGAGCAGCAATACATCCACAACCACGCTTCAGATAAAGCATTCCAGCATCGAGCATACGCGGAAACGCATAGACCCTCGGAGGAGACAAGCCGCACTCTCTTTTCTCAGTAACATTTCTTTGGATGGTCGACCGGTGCAAGATGATGCCGACAATCAGATCGAAGAGGATAATTCAATTGAGTCGAGGACTAGACAGAGCCTGGTTTCTGCAGCAGAGCGTCCGCTGTACGCGGCTGGCAGGGGCACAGGGGTAGCGACCCCCACGGCCACCCAGGCGCTCGCTATTGCAAACCAGGCTCTGATTGCTAACGCACGAGATAGTTTTGGGATTGGTCCCGCCGCTGCAGCTCAAGCGTGTACAGATCCGGAAGGGGATGCTTTCGGCCCTTCGATTTTCAGTTCGCCTTTCTCTGCAGTACCAGCCGCGATTAGAGGCAGGCTTCAGACCTACACTCAGGGAGTTGTACCTGCTGCCTACTCCAGGCAGGCTTCCCAAGTCTTCTGTTTGGAGGGAGGACAGATAGCCAACTCTGTCCTGGAGCTGCAGAGATCAAG ACGGAGGCTCATCTCTCAGCGATCCTCCTTGGAGACACTGGAAGACATTGAGGAGAACGCCCCTCTACGCAG atGCAGAACCCTCTCAGGTTCACCCCGACCAAAGAGCTTCAAAAAGGTCCACTTCATCAAGACCATGAGGCAACATGATATGCGCAATGGAAG GATAGTCCTAATCAGTGGCAGAAGATCCTTGTATAGTGTATTTTCTGTCCTGCCCTATCGAGATTGTAGCCAAGCAGG GGATGTGAAACTGGAAAGCGGGCGTCAGCGTCACCCCTCGGGCGGGGTCAGTGCCAAGGAGATGGTGATCGGGCTGGAGGGAGTGGAGCTGGGGGCCTATGGAAAg acTGTATCATACACTCAGTTCCTGTACCCCACCAACGCCCTGGGCAGCGGACGCAGGAACACCATCGACTCcacttcatccatctctcagTCTCGTAACGCCAGCCACCGCAGCCTCAGCTTGGGCCGGGCCAACAGCAATCAGAGCAGCATCGACACAG GGAATGATCTGGGGGACTTGATCCGGGAGTATGACCCCAATCTGTTGGACGATCCCCAGTGGCCGTGTGGGAAGCACAAGAGAgtcctcatctttccctcctACATG ACTACAGTCATAGAGTACGTCAAGCCTTCTGACCTCAAGAAGGACATGAATGAGACGTTCAAGGAGAAGTTCCCCCACATACGGCTGACCCTCAGCAAAATCAGGAG tCTGAAGAGAGAGATCCGTAAATTGGCCCAGGAAGAGTGTGGCTATGAGGAACCCACCGTAGCCATGGCCTTCGTCTACTTCGAGAAGCTGGTCCTCCAGGGGAAACTCAACAAGCAGAACCGCAAACTCTGCGCCGGTGCTTGCGTCCTGCTTGCTGCCAAGATTGGCGGAGACCTCAAGAAGCACGAGGTCAAGCAGCTCATAGAC AAACTGGAGGAGAGGTTTCGTGTGAACAGGAGAGAGCTGATAGCCTTTGAGTTCCCTGTGCTTGTAGCCCTGGAGTTCAACCTGTACCTGCCTGAGCACGAGGTCATGCCCCACTACAGACGCCTCGTCCAGACCTCCTAG
- the LOC124009648 gene encoding CDK5 and ABL1 enzyme substrate 1-like isoform X4 → MRQHDMRNGRIVLISGRRSLYSVFSVLPYRDCSQAGDVKLESGRQRHPSGGVSAKEMVIGLEGVELGAYGKTVSYTQFLYPTNALGSGRRNTIDSTSSISQSRNASHRSLSLGRANSNQSSIDTGGPGTVLLSSAGNDLGDLIREYDPNLLDDPQWPCGKHKRVLIFPSYMTTVIEYVKPSDLKKDMNETFKEKFPHIRLTLSKIRSLKREIRKLAQEECGYEEPTVAMAFVYFEKLVLQGKLNKQNRKLCAGACVLLAAKIGGDLKKHEVKQLIDKLEERFRVNRRELIAFEFPVLVALEFNLYLPEHEVMPHYRRLVQTS, encoded by the exons ATGAGGCAACATGATATGCGCAATGGAAG GATAGTCCTAATCAGTGGCAGAAGATCCTTGTATAGTGTATTTTCTGTCCTGCCCTATCGAGATTGTAGCCAAGCAGG GGATGTGAAACTGGAAAGCGGGCGTCAGCGTCACCCCTCGGGCGGGGTCAGTGCCAAGGAGATGGTGATCGGGCTGGAGGGAGTGGAGCTGGGGGCCTATGGAAAg acTGTATCATACACTCAGTTCCTGTACCCCACCAACGCCCTGGGCAGCGGACGCAGGAACACCATCGACTCcacttcatccatctctcagTCTCGTAACGCCAGCCACCGCAGCCTCAGCTTGGGCCGGGCCAACAGCAATCAGAGCAGCATCGACACAG GTGGTCCCGGGACTGTCCTTTTGTCCTCTGCAGGGAATGATCTGGGGGACTTGATCCGGGAGTATGACCCCAATCTGTTGGACGATCCCCAGTGGCCGTGTGGGAAGCACAAGAGAgtcctcatctttccctcctACATG ACTACAGTCATAGAGTACGTCAAGCCTTCTGACCTCAAGAAGGACATGAATGAGACGTTCAAGGAGAAGTTCCCCCACATACGGCTGACCCTCAGCAAAATCAGGAG tCTGAAGAGAGAGATCCGTAAATTGGCCCAGGAAGAGTGTGGCTATGAGGAACCCACCGTAGCCATGGCCTTCGTCTACTTCGAGAAGCTGGTCCTCCAGGGGAAACTCAACAAGCAGAACCGCAAACTCTGCGCCGGTGCTTGCGTCCTGCTTGCTGCCAAGATTGGCGGAGACCTCAAGAAGCACGAGGTCAAGCAGCTCATAGAC AAACTGGAGGAGAGGTTTCGTGTGAACAGGAGAGAGCTGATAGCCTTTGAGTTCCCTGTGCTTGTAGCCCTGGAGTTCAACCTGTACCTGCCTGAGCACGAGGTCATGCCCCACTACAGACGCCTCGTCCAGACCTCCTAG
- the LOC124009648 gene encoding CDK5 and ABL1 enzyme substrate 1-like isoform X3: MAAATSSNTSTTTLQIKHSSIEHTRKRIDPRRRQAALSFLSNISLDGRPVQDDADNQIEEDNSIESRTRQSLVSAAERPLYAAGRGTGVATPTATQALAIANQALIANARDSFGIGPAAAAQACTDPEGDAFGPSIFSSPFSAVPAAIRGRLQTYTQGVVPAAYSRQASQVFCLEGGQIANSVLELQRSRRRLISQRSSLETLEDIEENAPLRRCRTLSGSPRPKSFKKVHFIKTMRQHDMRNGRDVKLESGRQRHPSGGVSAKEMVIGLEGVELGAYGKTVSYTQFLYPTNALGSGRRNTIDSTSSISQSRNASHRSLSLGRANSNQSSIDTGGPGTVLLSSAGNDLGDLIREYDPNLLDDPQWPCGKHKRVLIFPSYMTTVIEYVKPSDLKKDMNETFKEKFPHIRLTLSKIRSLKREIRKLAQEECGYEEPTVAMAFVYFEKLVLQGKLNKQNRKLCAGACVLLAAKIGGDLKKHEVKQLIDKLEERFRVNRRELIAFEFPVLVALEFNLYLPEHEVMPHYRRLVQTS, translated from the exons ATGGCGGCTGCCACGAGCAGCAATACATCCACAACCACGCTTCAGATAAAGCATTCCAGCATCGAGCATACGCGGAAACGCATAGACCCTCGGAGGAGACAAGCCGCACTCTCTTTTCTCAGTAACATTTCTTTGGATGGTCGACCGGTGCAAGATGATGCCGACAATCAGATCGAAGAGGATAATTCAATTGAGTCGAGGACTAGACAGAGCCTGGTTTCTGCAGCAGAGCGTCCGCTGTACGCGGCTGGCAGGGGCACAGGGGTAGCGACCCCCACGGCCACCCAGGCGCTCGCTATTGCAAACCAGGCTCTGATTGCTAACGCACGAGATAGTTTTGGGATTGGTCCCGCCGCTGCAGCTCAAGCGTGTACAGATCCGGAAGGGGATGCTTTCGGCCCTTCGATTTTCAGTTCGCCTTTCTCTGCAGTACCAGCCGCGATTAGAGGCAGGCTTCAGACCTACACTCAGGGAGTTGTACCTGCTGCCTACTCCAGGCAGGCTTCCCAAGTCTTCTGTTTGGAGGGAGGACAGATAGCCAACTCTGTCCTGGAGCTGCAGAGATCAAG ACGGAGGCTCATCTCTCAGCGATCCTCCTTGGAGACACTGGAAGACATTGAGGAGAACGCCCCTCTACGCAG atGCAGAACCCTCTCAGGTTCACCCCGACCAAAGAGCTTCAAAAAGGTCCACTTCATCAAGACCATGAGGCAACATGATATGCGCAATGGAAG GGATGTGAAACTGGAAAGCGGGCGTCAGCGTCACCCCTCGGGCGGGGTCAGTGCCAAGGAGATGGTGATCGGGCTGGAGGGAGTGGAGCTGGGGGCCTATGGAAAg acTGTATCATACACTCAGTTCCTGTACCCCACCAACGCCCTGGGCAGCGGACGCAGGAACACCATCGACTCcacttcatccatctctcagTCTCGTAACGCCAGCCACCGCAGCCTCAGCTTGGGCCGGGCCAACAGCAATCAGAGCAGCATCGACACAG GTGGTCCCGGGACTGTCCTTTTGTCCTCTGCAGGGAATGATCTGGGGGACTTGATCCGGGAGTATGACCCCAATCTGTTGGACGATCCCCAGTGGCCGTGTGGGAAGCACAAGAGAgtcctcatctttccctcctACATG ACTACAGTCATAGAGTACGTCAAGCCTTCTGACCTCAAGAAGGACATGAATGAGACGTTCAAGGAGAAGTTCCCCCACATACGGCTGACCCTCAGCAAAATCAGGAG tCTGAAGAGAGAGATCCGTAAATTGGCCCAGGAAGAGTGTGGCTATGAGGAACCCACCGTAGCCATGGCCTTCGTCTACTTCGAGAAGCTGGTCCTCCAGGGGAAACTCAACAAGCAGAACCGCAAACTCTGCGCCGGTGCTTGCGTCCTGCTTGCTGCCAAGATTGGCGGAGACCTCAAGAAGCACGAGGTCAAGCAGCTCATAGAC AAACTGGAGGAGAGGTTTCGTGTGAACAGGAGAGAGCTGATAGCCTTTGAGTTCCCTGTGCTTGTAGCCCTGGAGTTCAACCTGTACCTGCCTGAGCACGAGGTCATGCCCCACTACAGACGCCTCGTCCAGACCTCCTAG